In the genome of Chryseobacterium sp. 52, the window CTTCTTCATTATCGAATAAGTTTTCAAAATCTGCATCATCTTTCAATTCTTCCAAAGCTTCCTGCATCAGTTTCTGATAGGTTTCAAAGCCCATTTCATTGATGAATCCACTCTGCTCTGCCCCAAGAAGGTCTCCGGCCCCACGGATCTCAAGATCCTTCATCGCAATCTGGAAACCACTTCCAAGATCTGAGAATTGCTCAATAGCCTCAAGACGTTTTCTCGCATCAGAGGTCATCATATCATAAGGAGGGGTAATCAGGAAACAGAAAGCCTTTCTATTACTTCGTCCTACTCTTCCTCTCATCTGGTGCAGATCTGCCATTCCGAATTTATGAGCATCATTAATGAATATGGTATTGGCATTAGGAACATCTACTCCACTTTCAATAATGGTGGTGGAAACAAGCACATCGTATTTCCCTTCCATGAAATCAAGTACATTCTTTTCCAGCTGCTTCCCTTCCATCTGCCCATGCCCTGTAATCACTCTTGCATCCGGCACGAGTCTCTGGATAAGACCTGCAATATCTTTAAGATTTTCAATTCTGTTATTGATAAAATATACCTGACCGTCTCTTTGAAGTTCGTAAGAAACAGCATCTCTGAGAATTTCTTCATTAAAACCGACCAACTGAGTATCAACAGGCTGCCTGTTTGGCGGTGGCGTCTTAATAACTGAAAGGTCTCTCGCCGCCATCAGCGAAAACTGAAGTGTCCTCGGAATCGGGGTAGCAGTCAGAGTCAGGGTATCTACATTATTTTTCAGCGTTTTCAGTTTATCTTTCACCGAAACTCCGAATTTATGTTCTTCATCAATAATCAGTAATCCGAGATCTTTAAATTTCACAGAACTGCTTACCAACTGATGGGTTCCTATAATAATATCAACTTTCCCGTTTTTAAGACCATCCAAAGCTTCACTTTTCTGTTTAGCCGTTCTGAATCTGTTTACATAAGAAACATTCACCGGAAAGTCTTTCAGTCTTTCTTTAAAACTTCTGAAATGCTGAAATGCCAGAATTGTAGTAGGAACCAGCACTGCAACCTGTTTTCCGTCTGTTGCCGCTTTAAATGCAGCACGGATTGCAACTTCCGTTTTACCGAAACCTACGTCTCCGCAGACCAGCCTGTCCATCACCGTGTCCGCTTCCATATCTTTTTTTACATCAATGGTTGCTTTTTCCTGATCCGGAGTGTCTTCATAAATAAAACTGGCTTCCAGCTCATTCTGCAGATAGGAATCCGGAGTAAATGAAAACCCTTTTGCCGTTTTTCTTTCGGCATACAGTCTGATAAGGTCGAAAGCAATCTGTTTTACTTTCGCTTTTGTTTTCTGTTTCAAAGATTTCCAGGCCGGAGAACCCAGTTTGCTCAGTACAACTTCCTTTCCGTCCGGACCGTTAAATTTCGAAATTTTATGCAGCGAGTGAATACTTACATATAATAAGTCCCCGTTTTTATAGGTCAGTTTAAAACATTCCTGAATTTTCCCGTCATTATTTACTTTGACAAGCCCCATGAATTTCCCTATTCCATGGTCAATATGAGCAATATAGTCGCCTATTTTAAGAGACATCAGATCTTTTAAAGTAAGCTGTTCGGATTTGGCAAAGGTATTTTTTGCTTTATACCTCTGATAACGGTCAAAAATCTGGTGATCCGTATATACTAAAAGCTTGTGTCCGTTATCTACAAACCCTTCGTGCAGTTCAGACCTGAAACTTTTAAAAGGCAGTTCATGTTCCAGCTCTTCAAATATAGATTCCAGTCTTTCTCGCTGTTTTTCTGTGGAAAAGGAAATCCAGGTATCAAAACCTGCATTCTGTTTTTCTTCCAGATCTTCGATCAGCAGTTCAAAATTTTTATGGAAAGAAGGCTGCGGAACCTGTTCTGCTTTTACTTCAGTAATATCTTTAAGCCCTTCAATAGAAGTTCCGGCAAAATCAATTGTTTTAAATTTTTTATAATCAAACAGAAAATCCTGATCTGAGATAAAAAGATCCTGCGGTGTTCTGTGGGCAATATCCTTATTTAAAGTGTCATACTTTTCCAGAGCTTTTTCATAAAAAGTTCTCATCTTCTGCATCCCGACAGCCCCATTCCTGGAAATAACAAAACTTTCTGTGGACAGGAGCTGCAAAAGCGAAACTCTGCTTCCCGTCACCGAAAAGTTCATATTGGAAACCAATTGAAGGTCTTTTACTTTATCAATAGAAAGCTGTGTTTCTATATCAAAAGTCTTAATGCTTTCCACCTCATTTCCAAAGAATGTAAGACGGTATGGCTTTTCGTAGGAATATGAAAATACGTCAACAATTCCCCCTCTTACAGAAAATTCACCAGGCTCAGAAACAAAATCGGCCTGCTGAAAGTTGTAATGATTCAGCAATTCATCGACAAAATCAAAATCCAGCTGATCCCCTACTTTTATATGATGCGAAATCGCTTTAAAGTCTTCTTTCTTTAAAACCTTTTCAGATAAAGCCCCTGCATAAGCTACAATAACCTTAGGAGACTTCCCTGAATTGATTTTATTCAAGACCTCTGTTCGAAGCACAAGATTGGCATTCTGCGTTTTTTCTACCTGATAGGGTTCAAGATGGGTTGCCGGAAAATACAGAACTTTATCTTTCCCCAGCAGATCTTCCATTTCAGTATTGGCATACAAAGCATCTTCTTTGTCATCTACCAGATAAAGAATGGTTTTCTTCCTCGTTAAAAAAAGCTCAGCCACAAAAATGGAAACCGATGAGCCGGCACTTCCTTTCACAGAAATATGCTGACTGTTTTCTAACTGAGTGAAAATCTCTCTTCCGAATTCCTTCTGAAGCAAATCGGGAAGAAATTTTTCGTGAATAGGTTTTAGCTGCATAAATAGTAATGGTATAAACGACAAAAGCGATTTCGGGAGTGTTCCGAAACCGTTTAGCATCACAAAGATAAGGATATTTTTTTCTTTCGGCAGAAATTAAAGATTATACAAAAAACTAAACAAATACCACAAAAATGAATAAATCTTAATTTTTTACCAATTTATTTAATTAAAAGTTAAAAAAATACAGGAATTCTTGCATGGCATAGTGTTTGAAAATTTCACCCCATCAAACTTTTAAAGAAATAGTATTATGAAAAAAGCAATCAGAATCTTAGGAATTTTTATGCTGGTGTTTGTAGCCACATTATCTTTCGCATCATGCAGCCGTGATGACGATCCGGTAAACAATGACTTCTTCGCAGGAACATACAAAGGAAGTATTTCCTATAATGATGGTTCTACCAACAACAACACAGATAACGGAAGCGTATTTGTAACGAAGATTGCCAGTGGCACAAAATACAACTTCGCATTCTCGAACGGCATTCCGGATCTAAACGGAGTAGAATTTCAGCAACAGGGCGACCATACCCTTGTAATGGTAGGATCCAATGCAACCTCTTACATCAGGATAGATAATAACGAACTGAAAATTTTCTATGCGAAAGATGGTAAAACATGGACCGCCAACTGTACACGATAAATCAACATTCATATTTACAATTGAGCCTGTTTTCGTCATGAAAGCAGGCTTATTTTATTTCCGGAACAGCTGTTTTAAGTTTTTTTTAAGCAGTAATAAACTTTA includes:
- the mfd gene encoding transcription-repair coupling factor encodes the protein MQLKPIHEKFLPDLLQKEFGREIFTQLENSQHISVKGSAGSSVSIFVAELFLTRKKTILYLVDDKEDALYANTEMEDLLGKDKVLYFPATHLEPYQVEKTQNANLVLRTEVLNKINSGKSPKVIVAYAGALSEKVLKKEDFKAISHHIKVGDQLDFDFVDELLNHYNFQQADFVSEPGEFSVRGGIVDVFSYSYEKPYRLTFFGNEVESIKTFDIETQLSIDKVKDLQLVSNMNFSVTGSRVSLLQLLSTESFVISRNGAVGMQKMRTFYEKALEKYDTLNKDIAHRTPQDLFISDQDFLFDYKKFKTIDFAGTSIEGLKDITEVKAEQVPQPSFHKNFELLIEDLEEKQNAGFDTWISFSTEKQRERLESIFEELEHELPFKSFRSELHEGFVDNGHKLLVYTDHQIFDRYQRYKAKNTFAKSEQLTLKDLMSLKIGDYIAHIDHGIGKFMGLVKVNNDGKIQECFKLTYKNGDLLYVSIHSLHKISKFNGPDGKEVVLSKLGSPAWKSLKQKTKAKVKQIAFDLIRLYAERKTAKGFSFTPDSYLQNELEASFIYEDTPDQEKATIDVKKDMEADTVMDRLVCGDVGFGKTEVAIRAAFKAATDGKQVAVLVPTTILAFQHFRSFKERLKDFPVNVSYVNRFRTAKQKSEALDGLKNGKVDIIIGTHQLVSSSVKFKDLGLLIIDEEHKFGVSVKDKLKTLKNNVDTLTLTATPIPRTLQFSLMAARDLSVIKTPPPNRQPVDTQLVGFNEEILRDAVSYELQRDGQVYFINNRIENLKDIAGLIQRLVPDARVITGHGQMEGKQLEKNVLDFMEGKYDVLVSTTIIESGVDVPNANTIFINDAHKFGMADLHQMRGRVGRSNRKAFCFLITPPYDMMTSDARKRLEAIEQFSDLGSGFQIAMKDLEIRGAGDLLGAEQSGFINEMGFETYQKLMQEALEELKDDADFENLFDNEEDRQKLFKSVKEVNIDTDLELMLPDFYISNTEERLLLYQRIAEIDNEKDLHQFEFDLIDRFGALPKEAINLLKSVALKWLAAEIGFEKIVMKNGLFLGYFPGNPQDKFYQTDGFRRIINYLTQNPAEAQLKEKIGKEGNQLMMRKEKVKNVDEVNVLLKTIIGHP